A single Dermacentor variabilis isolate Ectoservices chromosome 9, ASM5094787v1, whole genome shotgun sequence DNA region contains:
- the LOC142557577 gene encoding inositol hexakisphosphate kinase 1-like, whose protein sequence is MAAESGGKCENVVLEPYIHQVGGRSSMLCLDELTLCKPLILQELKFYENLPDVLKPFTSEYKGVVEVALLEDPDGYLTLTAHPSYDPLKNGCASSHNIKGTESITSLKARKYRMRWQKAGSVEIEPVLTDGTQLFEEDDSKDSFTTHNPWIVRCHNLQIQRFLSSSGSPREFLLLENLTARYTFPCILDLKMGTRQYADDASEEKRRSLDAKTAATTSSPLGLRICGMQVYQQNLGYYKCHNKYFGRSLNVEGFRQTLYHFLHDGIRFRFDILLPLIDRLQSLTEAIEQLESFRFYTSSLLILYEGKGPDGNSNDCSEAPPPPPKESVFTKKQPPPPVDIRMIDFAHSVYSPKDKGPDEGYLFGLRNLVTQLQILKQDNLSAATESLQLKCDNASGKIDVAARATNN, encoded by the exons ATGGCTGCCGAATCCGGAGGAAAGTGCGAAAATGTGGTCTTGGAACCTTACATCCACCAG GTTGGAGGACGGTCATCCATGCTGTGTCTTGACGAGTTAACACTTTGCAAGCCACTCATACTGCAAGAACTTAAATTTTATGAAAACCTTCCGGATGTTCTTAAGCCATTCACATCCGAATACAAAG GTGTCGTCGAAGTAGCGTTGCTGGAGGACCCCGATGGCTACCTGACGCTGACAGCGCATCCCTCGTACGACCCCCTTAAGAATGGCTGTGCTTCTAGTCATAACATCAAGGGCACAGAGAGCATCACGAGCCTCAAAGCCAGAAAGTACAG GATGCGCTGGCAGAAGGCTGGCAGCGTCGAGATTGAGCCGGTGCTCACGGACGGTACGCAGTTGTTTGAGGAGGATGACAGCAAGGACAGCTTCACCACGCACAACCCGTGGATCGTGCGGTGCCACAACTTACAGATTCAGCGATTCCTGTCATCCTCCGGAAGCCCCAGAG AGTTCCTGCTGTTGGAAAACTTGACCGCCCGCTACACGTTTCCCTGTATCCTGGACCTGAAGATGGGCACTCGGCAGTATGCAGACGACGCTTCTGAAGAGAAGCGCCGAAGCCTCGACGCCAAGACGGCCGCCACGACTTCGAGTCCTCTCGGGCTCCGGATTTGCGGCATGCAG GTGTACCAACAGAACCTTGGCTATTACAAGTGCCACAACAAGTATTTTGGCCGGTCACTTAACGTGGAAGGCTTCCGGCAGACCCTGTACCACTTCCTTCACGATGGCATCCGCTTCCGCTTCGACATCCTGCTGCCCCTCATTGACCGGCTCCAATCACTCACAGAG GCAATAGAGCAGCTGGAGTCTTTTCGTTTCTACACGAGCTCGCTTCTGATCCTGTACGAGGGCAAAGGGCCCGACGGGAACTCAAACGACTGCAGCGAggcgccaccaccaccacccaaaGAGAGCGTCTTTACCAAGAAGCAGCCGCCGCCTCCAGTGGACATCAGGATGATTGACTTTGCCCACTCAGTCTACAGCCCAAAGGACAAAGGGCCAGATGAAGGTTACCTCTTTGGCCTGAGGAACCTCGTAACTCAGCTGCAAATCTTGAAGCAGGACAACCTGAGTGCCGCCACGGAAAGCCTTCAGTTGAAGTGTGACAACGCTTCTGGAAAGATCGACGTGGCTGCGAGAGCAACCAACAACTGA